The Coffea eugenioides isolate CCC68of chromosome 8, Ceug_1.0, whole genome shotgun sequence genome has a segment encoding these proteins:
- the LOC113781515 gene encoding uncharacterized protein LOC113781515, with translation MEIPLRCRTNIRSLSTKMKVAKSTLHRRIKEGVIKAHSNALKPHLTDDNKLVRLKFCLSMLQQESLNDAPVFENMFNMVHIDEKWFYMTKESEKYYLHPEEKHPMRTCRSKKFIVKVMFLAAVARPRFDCSRNKHFDGKIGIFPFAFKEPAKRNSKNRVAGTLETKPILSVTKEVYRRCLIDNVLPAIRAKWPQSDVISPIFIQQDNAKPHIDPMDVEFIEAATREGFDIRLSFQPPNSPDMNVLDLGYFRAIQSLQHQEAPNSIDELISAVEKSFDELSSESLNNVFLTLQLCMLEVMKNCGGNNYKVPHIGKQRLIRDGNLPLQIGCDKELIDKIIHYLQA, from the coding sequence ATGGAAATACCTCTACGGTGTCGAACAAATATTCGTTCTCTATCAACCAAAATGAAAGTTGCCAAGTCCACTCTTCATCGACGAATAAAAGAAGGTGTTATCAAAGCACATTCAAATGCATTAAAGCCTCACCTTACTGATGACAATAAATTGGTAAGACTCAAATTTTGTTTGTCAATGCTTCAACAAGAGAGTCTTAATGATGCACCTGTTTTCGAAAACATGTTCAATATGGTTCATATCGATGAAAAGTGGTTCTACATGACTAAGGAGTCTGAGAAATACTACCTACATCCTGAAGAAAAACACCCTATGAGGACTTGTAGGAGTAAAAAGTTTATTGTTAAGGTTATGTTTCTAGCTGCAGTTGCTCGACCTCGCTTTGATTGTTCTAGAAACAAGCACTTTGATGGGAAAATTGGAATATTTCCTTTTGCCTTCAAAGAACCAGCTAAAAGGAATAGCAAAAATCGTGTTGCTGGTACTCTAGAAACAAAGCCTATCCTATCAGTGACCAAGGAAGTGTATAGAAGGTGCTTAATTGATAATGTTTTGCCTGCAATTCGTGCTAAATGGCCACAAAGTGATGTTATCAGCCCTATCTTCATCCAACAAGATAATGCAAAACCACATATTGATCCAATGGATGTTGAGTTCATAGAAGCTGCCACAAGAGAAGGTTTTGATATTCGTTTATCATTTCAACCACCTAATAGCCCTGATATGAATGTTCTTGATCTTGGGTATTTTAGAGCCATTCAATCACTCCAGCATCAAGAAGCACCTAACTCTATTGACGAACTAATTTCTGCTGTTGAAAAGTCTTTCGATGAATTATCATCTGAAAGTCTCAACAATGTGTTCTTAACCTTACAACTATGTATGCTTGAGGTGATGAAGAATTGTGGAGGGAATAATTACAAAGTTCCACATATTGGGAAGCAACGGTTGATAAGAGATGGAAATCTTCCTTTGCAAATTGGATGTGATAAGGAGCTTATTGACAAAATCATCCATTATCTACAAGCATGA